One genomic region from Flagellimonas oceani encodes:
- a CDS encoding metal-dependent transcriptional regulator, translated as MTRSEENYLKTIFHLGGGDSKSITTNAIAEQMETKPSSVTDMAKKLAEKGLVDYVRYQGVSLTDTGVKTALSIIRKHRLWEVFLVKKLDFSWDEVHEVAEQLEHIKSEKLIDKIDELLDFPKHDPHGDPIPTKDGKFQERDEKLLSEMPINSNGVCVGVKDSSVPFLKFLDKNNIALGNTIKILDKEDFDNSLRILMDGKEMRISHQIASNLYVKKND; from the coding sequence ATGACACGATCAGAAGAGAACTATTTAAAGACCATTTTTCATTTGGGCGGTGGCGATTCCAAATCGATTACCACCAATGCTATTGCGGAGCAGATGGAGACCAAACCATCCTCCGTGACCGATATGGCAAAAAAATTGGCCGAAAAAGGTTTGGTGGATTATGTGCGTTACCAAGGTGTCTCGCTTACCGATACGGGTGTGAAAACCGCTTTGTCCATCATTAGAAAACACCGTTTGTGGGAAGTTTTTTTGGTAAAGAAGCTTGATTTTTCTTGGGATGAGGTGCACGAGGTGGCCGAACAACTGGAACACATCAAAAGTGAAAAGTTGATTGATAAGATCGATGAGCTTCTGGATTTTCCCAAACACGACCCGCACGGCGACCCCATTCCCACAAAAGATGGCAAGTTTCAGGAGCGTGATGAAAAACTGCTCAGCGAAATGCCCATAAATTCCAACGGCGTTTGTGTTGGGGTCAAGGATTCTTCAGTACCCTTTCTCAAATTTTTGGACAAGAACAACATTGCCCTTGGGAACACCATCAAAATATTGGACAAGGAAGATTTTGACAATTCCCTTCGCATTCTAATGGATGGCAAGGAAATGCGGATATCACATCAAATAGCGTCTAACCTCTATGTAAAAAAGAATGACTGA
- a CDS encoding ZIP family metal transporter — translation MNEVIQYFQEIDPVLAALYATLFTWGLTAAGAGLVFLFKSPNRALMDGMLGFTGGVMVAASFWSLLAPGIEMSPGDGFVKVIPAAVGFLLGAGFIFGLDKILPHVHINFKMDEAEGVKTPWHRTTLLVLAITLHNIPEGLAVGVLFGGVASGFEGATIGGAVALALGIGLQNFPEGFAVAVPMRRHGLSRRKSWMYGQASAIVEPIAGVLGAWAVLTFEPILPYALSFAAGAMIFVVVEEVIPETQQDKYTDIATMGFIGGFIIMMTLDVGLG, via the coding sequence ATGAATGAAGTAATACAATATTTCCAAGAAATTGACCCTGTTTTGGCCGCTTTGTACGCGACGCTTTTTACTTGGGGGCTCACTGCTGCGGGGGCAGGTCTGGTATTTTTGTTCAAAAGTCCCAATCGGGCCCTGATGGACGGAATGTTGGGCTTTACCGGAGGAGTTATGGTCGCCGCCAGTTTTTGGAGCTTGCTGGCACCGGGAATTGAAATGAGTCCCGGAGACGGTTTTGTAAAAGTGATTCCTGCTGCGGTCGGCTTCCTATTGGGAGCGGGCTTTATTTTTGGACTCGATAAGATTTTGCCCCACGTCCATATCAATTTTAAAATGGATGAGGCAGAAGGGGTAAAGACGCCTTGGCACCGCACCACGTTATTGGTTTTGGCCATTACCTTGCACAATATTCCCGAAGGACTGGCGGTAGGCGTCCTTTTTGGAGGGGTAGCTTCTGGATTTGAGGGTGCCACAATTGGTGGGGCCGTGGCTTTGGCTTTGGGTATCGGGTTGCAAAACTTTCCAGAAGGTTTTGCCGTTGCTGTCCCCATGCGTAGGCACGGCCTCAGTCGAAGAAAAAGTTGGATGTATGGTCAAGCCTCGGCCATTGTGGAACCCATAGCCGGTGTTTTGGGAGCATGGGCGGTACTCACCTTTGAGCCGATTTTACCCTACGCACTTTCCTTTGCTGCAGGCGCTATGATTTTTGTGGTGGTCGAGGAGGTGATTCCCGAAACGCAACAAGACAAATACACCGATATAGCCACAATGGGCTTTATCGGTGGATTTATTATAATGATGACCTTGGATGTAGGTCTGGGATAA
- a CDS encoding VPS10 domain-containing protein translates to MRIPKTPLMTWTLLSMFFSTFFIYAQNASPITIDTSFYSGFEWRNIGPNRGGRSLGASGSPSRPNEYYFGATGGGLWKTIDGGNTWKSVTDGQVTSSSVGAVAVAETNPDVVYIGMGETQLRGSITQGDGVYKTTDGGETWTHLGLEETQAISRVRVDPTNENIVYVAALGHPYGENEERGVFKSVDGGKTWKKVLYVSDKAGAADLIIDRNNPNVLYASTWQVYRKAWKMWGGGPDSKLWKSTDGGETWTDLTENPGMPEGPIGKIGVTVSPVDSNRVWAIVEANEGGVFRSDDAGKTWELTNNERKLRQRAFYYSRIYADPKDKDVVYGLNVDFYKSTDGGKTFDVEIEPPHGDNHDLWIDPNNPDRMINANDGGGVVSINGGKTWTEQDYPTSQFYHVMATSDVPYHVAGAQQDNTTLAMPSDGWDFMQARGPSSEWYYAVGGGESGWITQSPTNPDIFYAGSQGALLTRYDRSNGQTRDIQVYPRFFSGEPASALPERWQWTFPIMFAPKDPNVMYTCSQHVWKTTNDGQTWEKISPDLTYADPETLGKTGGILTMDMNGPEIYATVFALAPSNHDINTIWAGSDDGKIHITRDGGENWEDITPEDLPKFSRVSIIEESIHNPGTLYVAANRYQVDDRAPYVFKTHDYGKTWTKIITGIADGHFARAIREDHKREGLLFLATEHGVYFSINDGAEWQSLQLNLPDTPIRDLVIKDNDVVLGSHGRGFWILDDIQPFREYSEDLKNQKNVLFTPTDAIRGIYNANFQYYLEQEVDTVTFSIFDANNNLIESFGGNQPKYEDDGGSSWWSRFSSTKPTTAKGINTFTWNLRYPGPTTFDGIIIWGASATTGPKAPLGSYTVQMKVGEEVIKSYPFKIEMDPNLKGITAEDLQKQFELASKITEKATVANEAVIQIRSIRKQLDSLGQGVSSRKFTKLSEDFMETLTEIEEDLYQTKNQSGQDPLNFPIKLNNRFNALQRSIENGDARPTDAAYVVYEELTEELNGHMAKLNTALEKELPKVNALLMDANGSKITVD, encoded by the coding sequence ATGAGAATACCAAAAACCCCTTTGATGACGTGGACGCTACTTTCCATGTTTTTTTCAACCTTTTTTATTTACGCACAAAATGCATCCCCCATTACCATCGACACCAGTTTTTACAGCGGTTTTGAGTGGAGGAACATTGGACCCAACCGAGGCGGGCGTTCTTTAGGTGCTTCGGGAAGTCCATCAAGACCCAACGAATATTATTTTGGAGCCACGGGAGGTGGTTTGTGGAAGACAATAGATGGAGGTAATACATGGAAATCCGTGACCGACGGCCAGGTAACCAGTTCCTCCGTAGGAGCGGTGGCCGTTGCCGAAACCAATCCCGATGTGGTCTATATCGGGATGGGTGAAACGCAATTGCGGGGAAGCATCACCCAAGGTGATGGGGTGTACAAAACCACCGACGGTGGAGAAACCTGGACCCATCTAGGGCTTGAAGAAACCCAAGCCATTTCAAGAGTTCGCGTAGATCCCACCAATGAAAATATTGTTTACGTTGCCGCTTTAGGACATCCTTATGGAGAAAATGAAGAACGTGGCGTTTTTAAATCCGTGGATGGAGGCAAAACTTGGAAAAAAGTCCTTTATGTAAGCGACAAAGCTGGTGCCGCTGATTTGATCATAGACCGAAACAACCCCAACGTACTCTATGCCAGTACTTGGCAAGTGTACCGTAAAGCTTGGAAAATGTGGGGCGGTGGTCCAGACAGCAAACTGTGGAAATCCACGGATGGCGGTGAAACTTGGACCGACCTTACCGAGAACCCCGGAATGCCCGAAGGGCCTATTGGTAAAATCGGTGTGACCGTCTCTCCAGTCGATTCCAACCGTGTCTGGGCCATTGTGGAGGCCAACGAAGGCGGTGTTTTTCGTTCTGATGATGCCGGGAAGACCTGGGAGCTCACCAACAACGAACGTAAACTGAGACAACGAGCATTTTACTACTCCAGAATTTATGCCGACCCCAAGGACAAAGATGTGGTATATGGGTTGAATGTGGATTTCTATAAATCCACCGATGGCGGAAAAACCTTTGATGTAGAAATAGAACCCCCCCATGGGGACAACCACGATCTTTGGATAGACCCGAACAATCCCGACAGAATGATCAACGCCAACGACGGTGGAGGTGTGGTGAGCATCAACGGAGGAAAAACATGGACCGAACAGGATTATCCAACTTCGCAATTTTATCATGTAATGGCCACTAGCGACGTACCTTACCATGTAGCGGGAGCCCAACAAGACAATACCACTTTGGCCATGCCAAGTGATGGCTGGGACTTTATGCAAGCTAGGGGACCAAGTTCCGAATGGTACTACGCCGTTGGTGGTGGTGAAAGCGGCTGGATCACACAAAGCCCTACCAATCCCGATATTTTTTATGCAGGAAGCCAAGGCGCACTTTTGACACGCTACGACCGTAGCAACGGCCAAACCCGTGACATTCAAGTGTACCCGCGATTTTTCTCGGGGGAACCAGCAAGTGCGTTGCCCGAGCGCTGGCAATGGACCTTCCCCATCATGTTCGCTCCCAAAGACCCGAACGTAATGTACACCTGTTCCCAACACGTTTGGAAAACCACAAACGACGGTCAGACTTGGGAAAAAATCAGTCCGGACCTTACCTATGCCGACCCGGAAACTTTGGGCAAAACGGGAGGAATTTTAACCATGGATATGAACGGGCCAGAGATTTATGCCACCGTATTTGCTTTGGCGCCATCCAATCACGACATCAACACCATCTGGGCCGGTTCTGACGACGGCAAAATTCACATCACAAGAGATGGCGGGGAAAACTGGGAGGATATTACTCCAGAAGACCTGCCAAAATTTTCAAGGGTGAGCATTATTGAAGAATCCATCCACAACCCCGGAACTTTATATGTGGCGGCCAACAGATACCAAGTGGATGACAGGGCGCCTTACGTTTTTAAAACTCACGATTATGGCAAAACCTGGACGAAGATCATCACGGGAATAGCAGATGGTCACTTTGCTAGAGCGATTCGCGAAGACCATAAAAGAGAAGGACTATTGTTCCTGGCCACCGAGCACGGGGTCTATTTTTCCATAAACGATGGAGCTGAATGGCAATCGCTCCAACTGAACTTGCCCGATACCCCTATCCGGGATTTGGTCATCAAGGACAACGATGTTGTTCTGGGCTCCCACGGTAGAGGATTTTGGATATTGGACGACATTCAACCCTTTAGGGAATATTCAGAAGACCTAAAAAATCAGAAAAACGTGTTGTTTACCCCTACTGATGCCATCAGGGGTATTTACAATGCCAACTTCCAGTATTATTTGGAACAAGAGGTGGATACGGTCACTTTTTCCATTTTTGATGCCAACAACAACCTCATCGAATCGTTCGGAGGGAATCAACCAAAATATGAAGATGATGGCGGTTCTTCGTGGTGGAGCCGTTTTAGCAGCACCAAGCCCACAACGGCAAAAGGCATCAACACCTTTACTTGGAACTTAAGATATCCCGGGCCCACCACTTTTGATGGCATCATTATTTGGGGTGCTTCGGCCACAACCGGACCAAAAGCCCCTCTTGGAAGCTATACCGTCCAAATGAAAGTTGGGGAAGAAGTCATCAAGAGCTATCCATTTAAAATCGAAATGGACCCCAACCTCAAAGGAATTACGGCAGAAGACCTTCAAAAACAATTTGAACTGGCCTCCAAAATCACTGAAAAAGCAACCGTTGCCAACGAAGCGGTCATTCAAATACGAAGTATCCGCAAACAATTGGATAGTTTGGGCCAAGGTGTTTCCAGTAGGAAATTTACAAAGTTGTCCGAAGATTTTATGGAAACCTTGACTGAAATCGAAGAAGACCTTTATCAAACCAAAAACCAATCGGGGCAAGATCCATTGAATTTCCCCATCAAATTGAACAACAGGTTCAATGCCTTGCAAAGAAGCATTGAAAACGGAGATGCCAGACCAACGGATGCCGCCTACGTGGTATACGAAGAACTGACTGAAGAGTTGAACGGCCATATGGCCAAACTGAACACCGCTTTGGAGAAAGAGCTGCCAAAGGTGAATGCGCTATTAATGGACGCCAATGGGTCAAAAATAACTGTGGATTAA
- a CDS encoding SDR family NAD(P)-dependent oxidoreductase, with protein MDFTGKNVLITGASRGIGKATAVAFAQKGAKVGINYRSNDEVAHQTLSELPGEGHQLFKRDVSQKQEIEALIEDFVKAYGQLDVLVNNAGISVFHEIDEVDFDHWTNAWEKTFETNLFAVANLCYWGAKAMMKTGGGHIVSVSSRGAFRGEPTKPAYGASKAALNSMSQSLAKKLAPHHIYVGVVAPGFTETEMAKETLTPAERENLLRESPFKRMAQPEEVAHAILFLASSEAAYSSGTIIDVNGASYLR; from the coding sequence ATGGATTTTACAGGAAAAAATGTATTGATTACAGGTGCATCTCGAGGCATTGGAAAAGCAACCGCCGTGGCTTTTGCCCAAAAAGGAGCCAAAGTGGGCATCAATTATCGCAGTAATGATGAAGTGGCCCATCAAACTTTGTCAGAATTGCCGGGTGAAGGCCATCAACTCTTTAAAAGGGACGTCTCCCAAAAACAAGAGATCGAAGCGCTCATTGAAGATTTTGTAAAAGCCTATGGCCAACTGGATGTTTTGGTGAACAATGCGGGCATTTCCGTTTTCCACGAAATTGATGAAGTTGATTTTGACCATTGGACCAACGCTTGGGAAAAAACTTTTGAAACCAATCTTTTTGCCGTGGCCAATCTCTGTTATTGGGGAGCCAAGGCCATGATGAAAACCGGAGGCGGACATATCGTAAGCGTATCCTCTCGGGGTGCGTTTCGGGGCGAACCCACAAAACCAGCTTATGGGGCCAGCAAGGCCGCATTGAATTCGATGAGCCAATCCCTTGCCAAAAAACTGGCACCGCACCATATTTATGTTGGCGTTGTTGCCCCCGGATTCACCGAAACCGAAATGGCCAAAGAAACCCTAACCCCGGCCGAGCGGGAAAACCTGCTTCGCGAATCACCCTTTAAACGAATGGCTCAGCCCGAAGAAGTGGCCCACGCAATTCTATTTTTGGCATCTTCGGAGGCAGCCTACTCTTCAGGAACAATCATAGATGTGAACGGAGCTTCTTATTTAAGATAA
- a CDS encoding DUF6090 family protein, whose amino-acid sequence MPTIFRKIRRVLLTENKFSKYLLYAFGEIVLVVIGILLALQINTCNNEKIQDGKEQFYLSEIKSTLVQDSLAIKHVLEYNIKKQKVIGEMMGIFSDTLNNMERLAILDQSTDVFVDYRLFEPSATTFNNMISAETISVIQDNQLKNMLTNYYEYNYAEGLQERLVQMNRKVVDEAFPEFFTREFAKAQLNLDTELKPIDEVELHKSSVFLSDLYGISYLINMQDDFLKTTLSKIDRLIKKIDQNID is encoded by the coding sequence ATGCCGACCATTTTCAGAAAAATACGCAGAGTTCTATTGACAGAAAATAAATTTTCGAAGTACTTGCTGTACGCCTTTGGTGAAATTGTCCTAGTGGTCATTGGAATTTTGCTGGCCCTACAGATCAATACCTGCAACAATGAAAAAATCCAGGATGGCAAGGAACAGTTTTACCTCAGCGAAATCAAATCCACCCTCGTTCAAGATTCGTTGGCAATAAAGCACGTATTGGAATACAACATCAAAAAGCAAAAAGTAATCGGCGAAATGATGGGCATTTTTTCCGATACACTCAACAATATGGAACGTCTTGCAATATTGGACCAATCTACGGATGTATTCGTGGACTACCGCCTTTTCGAGCCCAGTGCCACCACCTTCAACAATATGATCTCTGCGGAAACAATCAGTGTCATCCAGGACAACCAACTTAAAAATATGCTGACCAATTATTATGAATACAACTATGCAGAAGGTCTCCAAGAACGTTTGGTGCAAATGAATCGAAAGGTTGTGGACGAGGCTTTTCCCGAATTCTTCACCCGAGAATTCGCCAAAGCCCAACTGAACCTGGATACAGAACTAAAACCCATTGATGAAGTGGAACTGCATAAAAGTTCTGTTTTTCTTTCCGATCTTTACGGCATAAGTTATCTTATCAATATGCAGGATGATTTTCTTAAAACCACCTTGTCCAAAATTGATAGGCTCATCAAAAAAATAGACCAAAACATAGACTAG
- a CDS encoding DUF2141 domain-containing protein, with the protein MKIFIFLLFLPFFSLAQNILSIQVNNVPSDHGSVKVAVYDSDESFLSFDQVLRSDSVNADMGSVVLHISDLPSGEYALAIFHDENDNGKLDTNWLGIPKEKVAFSKAKMKTFGPPKFKECAFTMSSDHEIHIDL; encoded by the coding sequence ATGAAGATTTTTATTTTTTTACTGTTTTTGCCTTTTTTTAGCCTTGCTCAGAATATCCTGTCCATTCAGGTGAACAATGTACCTTCCGATCATGGGAGCGTTAAAGTCGCGGTCTACGACTCAGATGAGAGCTTTTTGTCCTTTGATCAGGTTTTAAGGTCGGATAGCGTTAATGCCGACATGGGAAGTGTAGTATTGCATATTTCGGATCTCCCTTCCGGCGAATATGCGCTGGCCATTTTCCATGATGAGAACGATAATGGAAAACTGGATACCAATTGGTTGGGCATTCCGAAAGAGAAGGTTGCCTTTTCCAAGGCCAAGATGAAGACTTTTGGTCCGCCAAAGTTTAAGGAATGTGCTTTTACAATGAGTTCGGACCACGAAATACATATAGATCTATAA
- a CDS encoding DUF423 domain-containing protein, whose product MGTIFMAQLMGALYGLLAVIFGAFGAHVLKKKLTPELLQSFETGVKYQMYHAIVLLVLSFNLNFDKALDAWMVNCFIFGTLLFSFSIYALCWGAAKGNKPRFLGPVTPLGGLLLVAGWALLLYSFVSNLI is encoded by the coding sequence ATGGGAACAATTTTTATGGCCCAGCTTATGGGAGCGCTGTATGGACTTTTGGCAGTAATTTTTGGTGCTTTTGGTGCCCATGTCCTAAAAAAGAAATTGACCCCAGAGCTCCTTCAAAGTTTTGAGACAGGGGTCAAATATCAAATGTATCACGCTATCGTACTTTTGGTGCTGAGCTTTAATTTAAATTTTGATAAAGCGCTGGATGCGTGGATGGTCAACTGCTTTATCTTTGGGACCTTACTGTTTTCCTTTAGCATTTATGCCCTTTGTTGGGGTGCGGCAAAAGGCAACAAGCCTCGCTTTTTGGGCCCGGTGACCCCGCTTGGAGGATTGCTTTTGGTTGCCGGTTGGGCCTTGCTGCTCTATTCCTTTGTTTCCAATTTGATTTAA
- a CDS encoding DUF4097 family beta strand repeat-containing protein: MRKFTFILMALFMGGIATAQNDYTKSLNGIQWVKIESKNDIVVKTHSSNEILIKSGPEVKTPERAKGLKLVGEGGTDNTNVGFSVVQDGNTLIVYNLRKSKGAEIYLPASQNIAVKSTWNGDIEIDGFSGEIEADAQLNGGVKLLNVNGPVTANSLNGELEVTFGKVTQSSPISLYSTNGAVDVSLPSNTPANLALSTLNGNVYTDFDVKSEDKNGLKSVLGRDIKASINGGGVKISMKSTNGNMYLRKK; encoded by the coding sequence ATGAGAAAATTCACATTTATTTTAATGGCCCTTTTTATGGGCGGCATTGCCACAGCGCAGAACGATTACACCAAATCCCTAAATGGCATCCAATGGGTGAAAATCGAATCCAAAAACGATATTGTGGTAAAAACCCACAGCTCCAATGAAATTTTGATAAAATCGGGGCCGGAAGTAAAAACACCCGAACGCGCCAAAGGTTTAAAATTGGTCGGCGAAGGCGGTACGGACAACACCAATGTTGGTTTTTCTGTGGTACAGGACGGCAACACCTTGATCGTTTACAACCTACGCAAGAGCAAAGGCGCGGAAATCTATTTGCCCGCTTCACAGAACATTGCCGTAAAAAGCACGTGGAACGGAGATATCGAAATCGATGGTTTTTCCGGCGAGATCGAAGCCGATGCGCAACTCAACGGAGGGGTGAAATTATTGAACGTTAACGGGCCGGTGACCGCCAACTCGTTGAACGGCGAACTCGAAGTGACCTTTGGAAAAGTGACCCAAAGTTCTCCAATATCCCTGTATTCCACCAATGGTGCGGTAGATGTAAGCCTGCCCTCTAACACCCCGGCCAACTTGGCGCTGAGCACGCTCAACGGAAATGTCTACACTGATTTTGACGTAAAGTCTGAAGATAAGAATGGGTTGAAATCCGTTTTGGGCAGGGACATTAAAGCATCCATCAACGGTGGTGGCGTTAAAATTTCCATGAAATCCACCAATGGAAATATGTACCTCAGAAAGAAATAA
- a CDS encoding HEAT repeat domain-containing protein: MEKQQVFELIPDYLDGALDATQKAEFEKHIQQYPECKKELEQMKAFLNIFDEEVPAPTDRLKAKFESALEQEKINQGKVVQIHQRKSSNWTGSVLKIAASIALLVAAFQMGSLFQQRKVNEDIAQLQDETNQMKQTAMLSLMENQSASKRIQGVNYIEEFEQPDEAIIQALANRLLYDENDNVRMTAFEALVKFTSSERVKTTFIKALEQEKNPSIQVAIIQALVQIQEKKAAEPMKKLLEKEDTQPFIKDQIRAVLPSIT, from the coding sequence ATGGAAAAACAACAAGTTTTTGAACTAATACCGGACTATCTGGATGGAGCATTGGACGCAACACAGAAAGCGGAATTTGAAAAACATATTCAACAATATCCAGAGTGCAAGAAGGAACTGGAGCAGATGAAAGCCTTTTTAAACATTTTTGATGAAGAAGTTCCCGCTCCTACGGACAGACTTAAAGCCAAATTTGAATCGGCTCTGGAACAAGAAAAAATCAATCAGGGGAAAGTCGTTCAAATACATCAGAGAAAATCATCTAACTGGACAGGAAGCGTTTTGAAAATTGCGGCCAGCATTGCCCTTTTGGTCGCGGCCTTTCAAATGGGAAGCCTTTTCCAACAACGAAAAGTGAACGAGGACATTGCACAACTTCAGGACGAAACAAATCAGATGAAGCAAACAGCCATGTTGTCGTTGATGGAAAATCAATCCGCAAGCAAACGTATTCAAGGGGTCAACTATATCGAGGAATTTGAACAACCCGATGAGGCCATCATCCAAGCACTGGCCAACCGCTTGCTCTATGACGAGAACGACAATGTTCGCATGACCGCTTTTGAGGCATTGGTGAAATTCACCTCCTCCGAAAGGGTAAAGACCACCTTTATCAAAGCCTTGGAACAAGAAAAAAACCCGAGTATCCAAGTCGCCATTATTCAAGCTTTGGTACAGATCCAAGAGAAAAAAGCGGCGGAACCCATGAAAAAATTATTGGAGAAAGAAGATACCCAACCCTTTATCAAGGATCAAATCAGGGCAGTATTGCCAAGTATTACATAA
- a CDS encoding RNA polymerase sigma factor — protein METLSDEMIMQKVSEGNLDMLKILFDRHHKHVYNFLYKMSGDKMLAEDLTQDVFYKLIKYRNSYKNGSFLSWMFTIARNSLKTHYTRNHKNHDDIEVLAYKAGDEENDLSENNAHLQYALSQLDPYDRELVILNRYKEIKYDDLAEIMGTTPGAVKTRVCRILKKLKNIYLESI, from the coding sequence TTGGAAACACTTTCAGATGAAATGATCATGCAAAAAGTATCCGAGGGCAATTTGGATATGCTCAAGATACTTTTTGACCGGCACCACAAGCACGTGTACAATTTTCTGTACAAAATGTCCGGTGACAAAATGTTGGCAGAAGATCTTACACAGGATGTTTTTTATAAACTGATCAAGTATCGGAACTCCTATAAAAACGGGTCTTTCTTGTCGTGGATGTTCACCATAGCACGCAACAGCTTAAAAACACACTACACAAGAAACCATAAGAACCATGACGATATTGAGGTTTTGGCCTACAAAGCCGGGGACGAGGAAAACGACCTGAGCGAGAACAATGCCCACCTCCAATATGCCTTGAGCCAACTGGACCCATACGACAGGGAACTTGTGATTTTGAACCGATACAAGGAAATAAAGTACGATGATCTAGCGGAAATTATGGGAACTACGCCCGGAGCCGTAAAAACAAGAGTGTGCAGGATCTTAAAAAAATTAAAGAATATCTATTTAGAAAGTATATAG